One segment of Pseudanabaena sp. ABRG5-3 DNA contains the following:
- a CDS encoding 3'-5' exonuclease, translating to MTTWTLSPTSTFLNELLNLPKQISKQVLKKLAILESDPYSANGDCKKIKGTANQYRVRIGDYRLIYTIGKNWLKLLSVRKRDERTYETETPNFDTPTSPLGDRAILEASPPTLEKTGVTESQSSPESGNLGGISQTVVTPIPYALTTEILQQWQIPQQYWQELLEITNAESLLGLIIPDKYLSRILDNLYPRPLSEIEAQPQYLLKNIDDLERFTEGSLTDFLLKLDTEQENLLNFRSDGPVLVKGGAGTGKSTLAIHRVKQLIEKDYTSILFTTYTSALVAYSEQLLEQLLGQPPKSLGVKVSTIDGLVFFYYVRTYGKVDPASNEECLECLATAIQTTDIPATNPFDQQVRRQTLEKLGQSYLLQEILSVIEAWGINSLDEYLQLERRGRGLPLKAPIREAIWAVYQQWQQIMTANKYVTWEQMRRRALEIVLKLPSKPYQAIVIDEAQDLSPVTLRFLLALVPSFQGVYLTADASQSLYQRGFSWKQIHSDLKVAGRTILLKRNYRNTQQISAASASILQNTNAGDRECLDQQPSPFIGNPPKILYCEPDREVSAICDFLHDSAKQFRLPVHAGAILCPTQQMGRAIAKLLSDAGLQAKFAIGKKIDINSPYINVLTLHSAKGLEFPFVVVMGLQEGIFPAIENGVPEEEIPTIIDEQLRLFYVGCTRAMRSLMVCASRSQPSQFLTSLIEPLWQRQEIL from the coding sequence ATGACCACTTGGACACTCTCTCCCACTAGTACATTTCTTAACGAACTGCTGAACCTACCTAAACAGATCAGCAAACAAGTCCTCAAGAAATTAGCAATATTAGAAAGCGATCCTTACTCAGCCAACGGGGACTGTAAAAAGATCAAAGGAACCGCTAACCAATATCGTGTCCGTATTGGCGACTATCGCCTAATTTATACCATCGGGAAAAACTGGCTCAAACTGCTCAGTGTCCGCAAACGGGATGAAAGAACCTACGAAACTGAGACTCCAAATTTTGATACACCCACCTCACCCCTAGGCGATCGCGCCATCCTAGAAGCAAGTCCCCCAACCTTAGAGAAAACAGGAGTTACTGAATCTCAAAGTTCTCCAGAATCAGGAAATTTAGGGGGCATCTCTCAAACTGTAGTCACCCCGATTCCCTATGCACTTACCACCGAAATTTTGCAACAATGGCAGATCCCTCAACAATACTGGCAAGAATTGCTAGAAATTACTAACGCCGAATCACTCTTAGGATTAATCATCCCTGACAAATATCTCAGTCGCATCCTTGATAACCTCTATCCTCGTCCCCTTAGTGAAATCGAAGCCCAGCCACAGTATTTACTTAAAAATATTGATGACCTAGAACGCTTTACCGAAGGCAGTCTCACCGACTTTCTACTCAAACTTGATACCGAACAAGAAAACCTACTCAACTTTAGAAGTGATGGCCCCGTACTCGTCAAAGGTGGAGCTGGTACAGGCAAATCTACCCTCGCCATCCACCGAGTCAAACAACTAATCGAAAAAGACTATACCTCAATTCTATTTACCACCTACACCAGCGCTCTCGTCGCCTATTCTGAGCAACTACTAGAGCAACTGCTCGGACAACCACCCAAAAGCCTCGGTGTCAAAGTCTCGACCATTGATGGACTGGTCTTTTTTTACTATGTTCGCACCTATGGCAAAGTCGATCCCGCCAGCAATGAAGAATGCTTAGAATGTCTTGCCACTGCCATCCAAACCACTGATATTCCTGCCACTAACCCTTTTGATCAACAAGTTCGTCGCCAAACCCTAGAAAAATTAGGTCAGTCTTACTTACTTCAAGAAATACTCTCAGTCATCGAAGCATGGGGCATTAACTCCCTCGATGAATACCTGCAACTGGAAAGACGCGGACGCGGACTTCCACTCAAAGCACCAATCCGCGAAGCAATCTGGGCGGTGTATCAGCAATGGCAACAGATTATGACCGCCAACAAATATGTGACATGGGAGCAAATGCGCCGCCGCGCCCTCGAAATTGTCCTGAAATTACCCAGTAAACCCTATCAAGCGATCGTCATTGACGAAGCTCAAGATCTTTCACCCGTTACCCTACGGTTCTTATTAGCACTTGTGCCATCGTTTCAAGGTGTATATCTCACTGCCGATGCTTCTCAGTCGCTCTACCAACGCGGATTTAGTTGGAAACAAATTCACAGCGATCTCAAGGTTGCGGGGCGGACTATTCTGCTCAAACGCAACTATCGCAATACTCAACAGATTAGTGCTGCTAGTGCCAGTATTCTGCAAAATACTAACGCAGGCGATCGCGAATGTCTCGATCAGCAACCATCGCCTTTTATAGGTAATCCGCCCAAAATATTGTATTGCGAGCCTGATCGAGAAGTATCGGCAATTTGTGACTTCCTGCATGACTCTGCCAAACAATTTCGCCTACCCGTTCATGCAGGGGCGATCCTCTGTCCTACTCAACAAATGGGAAGGGCGATCGCTAAGTTGTTATCGGATGCAGGACTGCAAGCAAAGTTTGCGATCGGCAAAAAAATCGATATTAACAGTCCCTATATCAATGTTTTGACTCTCCACTCTGCTAAGGGTTTAGAATTTCCCTTTGTCGTAGTTATGGGTTTACAGGAAGGGATATTTCCCGCGATCGAAAACGGAGTTCCTGAAGAAGAAATTCCGACTATCATTGACGAACAGCTTCGGCTTTTTTATGTGGGCTGTACCCGTGCCATGCGATCGCTCATGGTATGCGCTTCTAGGTCGCAACCATCCCAGTTTCTCACATCACTCATTGAACCCCTCTGGCAAAGACAAGAAATCCTATGA
- a CDS encoding endonuclease domain-containing protein, with protein MEREKDSNRIRGSTKEIEAAARRLRQQLTVAETILWQALRGRQMGGLKFRCQHPVGRFIVDFYCPSSKLVIEVDGDIHNQQQEYDQVRTEQLQAFGYTVLRFTNDEVINDLSSVLSRIESLSKVGFLPP; from the coding sequence ATGGAAAGGGAAAAAGACTCTAATAGAATTCGAGGCAGTACAAAGGAAATTGAAGCTGCCGCCCGTCGCTTACGGCAACAGTTAACGGTTGCTGAGACAATCTTGTGGCAAGCATTACGAGGTCGTCAAATGGGCGGACTTAAATTTCGCTGCCAGCATCCTGTGGGAAGATTTATTGTTGATTTTTATTGTCCCAGTTCCAAACTGGTTATAGAAGTTGATGGCGATATTCATAATCAACAACAGGAATACGACCAAGTACGAACAGAACAATTGCAAGCATTTGGTTATACAGTTTTAAGATTTACCAATGATGAAGTGATTAATGATTTATCTTCTGTTTTAAGCCGAATTGAGAGTTTATCAAAAGTTGGATTCTTGCCCCCCTAG
- a CDS encoding type II toxin-antitoxin system VapC family toxin, producing the protein MSFLFDTNILSELARPQPQPAVLSFTSGLSQIALSAITVDEVFYGLTAKPNPRIRAWFEIFISSHCVVLPVTEAIAKLAGEMRGKLQTEGKPRTQADMLIAATAKNHQLTLVTRNIKDFQGCDVLLLDPFNFQG; encoded by the coding sequence ATGAGCTTTCTTTTTGATACGAATATTTTGAGCGAATTAGCTCGTCCTCAACCTCAACCCGCAGTTTTATCTTTTACATCGGGTTTATCGCAAATTGCCCTCAGTGCAATTACAGTGGATGAAGTTTTTTATGGGCTGACTGCAAAACCAAATCCGAGAATTCGTGCATGGTTTGAAATATTTATTTCTAGTCATTGTGTTGTGTTGCCTGTGACTGAAGCGATCGCGAAACTAGCGGGAGAGATGCGGGGGAAATTGCAAACTGAAGGTAAACCTCGCACTCAAGCAGATATGCTGATTGCTGCTACGGCTAAAAACCATCAACTTACACTTGTAACCCGTAATATTAAAGATTTTCAAGGTTGTGACGTTCTTCTCCTCGATCCCTTTAATTTTCAAGGATAA
- a CDS encoding type II toxin-antitoxin system Phd/YefM family antitoxin: MNWKIAEAKQKFSELIHSTAKEPQLIYNRDRLVAVVIEADDYQQFLAWRESQRQTTMAEALQELQKLCEEDSYTLIAPQRQDRSNAFA; this comes from the coding sequence ATGAACTGGAAAATTGCAGAAGCAAAACAGAAATTCTCAGAGTTAATTCACTCGACAGCAAAGGAACCGCAGTTGATTTACAACCGCGATCGCTTAGTTGCGGTTGTCATTGAAGCGGATGACTATCAACAGTTTCTAGCGTGGCGAGAAAGTCAGCGCCAGACGACTATGGCTGAGGCTTTACAAGAATTGCAAAAGTTATGTGAAGAAGATAGTTACACTCTGATTGCCCCTCAACGACAAGACCGTAGTAACGCCTTTGCATGA
- a CDS encoding helicase-related protein: MTSLLPGTEVNARGLRWEVVNSEQLGLQTLYRLRCVEGELRGKELDLLDPFEKIEPIVHEFRPDRAAPLRNLLVYHQAFLLEQSLGGDALLAVQPGRLSIEPYQLVPVLRAIRMSRVRLLLADGVGLGKTIQAGLILTELMARRVAHRILIVSPAGPLLMQWHLEMSERFGLRLEIIDRAKLEEIRRSTELGSNPFDHIPLGLVSIDFLKQEKVIDLLERAGYDVVILDEAHHCMDLGTAQEREDSQRRHLAEVLARRSDTLLLLTATPHDGNDRSFASLCELLDPSLVNGKGVLRGDRYRAHVVRRLKHHIVDAITKEQRFKTRIVQPCPVIALETQHSKFIELQRKLLELLAPELRRAFRNKRYSDVLAFIALLKRSVSTVEACKVTLSVVAQRFQQILTTESETQESKRQRLRSLRDYHRKLERFGTISSEEEQEQALLEAEDLAQQLANLQREIRSGSVSISRGGNIVEALDELIDLATIAADLDPKLEQLVLEVRAIRAEFPEASILIFTEYTTSQQVAARALRDAAVGDVVTMNGEDSEKIRKGITDRFQTQSKMILISTDTAAEGLNLQQRCHHLIHLELPFNPNRLEQRNGRIDRYGQPFDPVVRYLYLQGTFEERILLRLIAKYERQRKMLTFVPNTLGLTASTDATAQKLLKGLIEEDSKLFQDGTAFDFNTADENEGSDEATRELLEEVDRSLKGFQQAAVTHSWLGEMGMNAENQLLTEVGQARSLGEKVGYVDLATFVQDAVLLDGGEVSEIDETDVFTLSLPPAWNYGLQDLAGYDPELRVLRLTKNLEVTRDRLDRPVGYLGRAHPLVRRALDRVRNLSFGGSAQLGQDIRVSAVTGDVSSPTLLFTYLGQVSSGAGRELERVLAVKVTRDNFRDDLIGFYDRADQWLYLADRKRAIKTTGVWQKHFVAWGSDAQGLAKPKAEMGFQPIAEAFIESRRRELVAEGNRQSEWLKDRATEITGEQIQRFEQTSLFNLGDGDRISSSASELSYSADWMAFTDPLQRLSAFATDRTQPARDRSEADGVLRIYQQRMEMLNRQMAMGKADILPLGVLMIIPVS, translated from the coding sequence ATGACTAGTTTGTTGCCAGGAACAGAAGTAAATGCACGAGGGTTACGGTGGGAAGTCGTTAACTCGGAACAGTTGGGATTACAGACACTCTATCGTTTGCGTTGTGTTGAAGGAGAACTGCGGGGCAAGGAGTTGGATCTCCTTGATCCATTTGAGAAAATTGAGCCTATTGTTCATGAATTTAGACCAGATCGGGCTGCTCCTTTAAGAAATCTGTTGGTTTATCATCAAGCTTTTTTGCTAGAGCAATCGTTAGGGGGGGATGCATTACTTGCCGTACAACCTGGAAGGCTTAGCATTGAACCATATCAGTTAGTCCCTGTACTGAGAGCTATTCGTATGAGTCGGGTGCGATTACTTTTAGCAGATGGGGTCGGTTTGGGTAAAACTATTCAGGCTGGGCTAATTTTGACAGAGTTGATGGCGAGGCGGGTAGCGCATCGAATTTTAATTGTTTCACCTGCGGGACCTTTGTTGATGCAATGGCATTTAGAAATGTCGGAACGATTTGGATTGAGACTAGAGATTATTGATCGCGCCAAGCTAGAAGAAATCAGACGTAGTACGGAATTAGGCTCAAATCCCTTCGATCATATTCCTTTGGGGCTGGTATCGATTGATTTTCTGAAGCAAGAAAAAGTTATTGATTTGCTAGAACGTGCTGGGTATGACGTAGTAATACTTGATGAAGCACATCACTGTATGGATTTAGGGACAGCACAGGAGCGCGAAGATTCACAGCGCCGTCACTTGGCTGAGGTGTTGGCTCGCCGTAGCGATACATTGTTATTACTCACGGCAACACCCCATGATGGCAACGATCGCTCTTTTGCCTCATTATGTGAATTACTCGATCCTTCGTTAGTGAATGGCAAAGGTGTATTGCGAGGCGATCGCTACCGCGCTCATGTGGTGAGGCGATTGAAACATCACATTGTTGATGCGATTACCAAAGAGCAACGATTTAAAACCCGAATTGTCCAGCCTTGTCCTGTGATTGCCTTAGAAACTCAGCATTCAAAATTTATAGAGCTACAGCGTAAATTACTAGAATTACTTGCTCCAGAGCTACGCAGAGCATTTAGGAACAAGAGGTATAGCGATGTATTGGCATTTATTGCCTTACTGAAACGTAGTGTTTCTACCGTGGAAGCTTGCAAAGTTACGCTCTCAGTTGTGGCTCAGAGGTTTCAACAAATTCTGACTACAGAATCGGAGACACAAGAAAGTAAGCGTCAACGCTTGCGATCGCTACGGGATTATCACCGTAAACTAGAGCGATTTGGCACGATTAGCAGTGAGGAAGAACAAGAGCAAGCTCTGTTAGAGGCTGAAGATTTGGCACAGCAACTAGCAAATCTTCAGAGAGAAATTCGTTCTGGATCGGTGTCAATCAGTAGAGGTGGCAATATTGTTGAGGCATTAGATGAACTAATCGATTTGGCTACTATTGCTGCCGATCTCGACCCCAAGTTAGAGCAGCTAGTGCTGGAAGTTCGAGCAATTCGTGCTGAATTTCCTGAAGCCAGTATTTTAATATTTACGGAGTACACGACCAGTCAGCAAGTTGCGGCAAGGGCGTTGCGAGATGCGGCGGTCGGTGATGTCGTAACGATGAATGGTGAAGATTCAGAAAAAATTCGTAAAGGAATTACCGATCGCTTTCAAACTCAAAGCAAAATGATCTTAATCAGTACCGATACGGCAGCCGAGGGTTTGAATTTACAGCAGCGTTGCCATCATTTAATTCATTTGGAACTGCCTTTTAATCCCAATCGCCTTGAGCAGCGCAATGGCAGAATTGATCGCTATGGTCAACCATTTGATCCTGTGGTGCGCTATCTCTATTTGCAGGGGACGTTTGAAGAGCGGATTTTGCTGCGTTTGATTGCTAAGTATGAAAGGCAGCGCAAAATGTTGACTTTTGTGCCAAATACACTGGGTTTGACGGCATCTACGGATGCAACTGCTCAAAAGTTACTCAAAGGGTTAATTGAAGAAGATAGCAAGCTATTTCAAGATGGTACGGCTTTTGACTTTAATACTGCTGATGAAAATGAGGGTTCGGATGAGGCAACAAGGGAACTCTTAGAAGAAGTGGATCGATCGCTTAAAGGATTTCAACAAGCGGCTGTTACCCATTCTTGGTTAGGTGAGATGGGGATGAATGCCGAAAATCAATTATTAACTGAAGTGGGTCAAGCCCGTAGTTTAGGGGAAAAGGTGGGCTATGTAGATCTGGCAACTTTTGTACAGGATGCAGTGTTGCTTGATGGCGGTGAGGTTTCGGAGATCGATGAGACTGATGTTTTTACGCTCTCCTTACCACCTGCTTGGAATTATGGACTGCAAGATCTCGCTGGTTACGATCCTGAGTTGCGAGTATTACGACTGACTAAAAATCTGGAGGTAACTCGCGATCGCCTAGATCGTCCAGTTGGTTATTTAGGTAGAGCGCATCCGTTGGTGCGACGAGCCTTAGATCGGGTGCGGAATTTATCCTTTGGCGGCTCGGCTCAGTTGGGGCAGGATATTCGTGTCAGTGCGGTGACTGGTGATGTCTCTAGTCCGACGCTACTGTTTACCTATTTAGGACAGGTTTCTAGTGGGGCAGGGCGTGAGCTAGAGCGAGTACTGGCTGTGAAAGTAACGAGGGATAATTTCCGTGATGATTTGATCGGTTTTTATGATCGCGCTGACCAGTGGCTGTATCTAGCAGACCGTAAACGTGCAATTAAAACTACAGGTGTTTGGCAAAAACATTTTGTTGCTTGGGGTAGTGATGCTCAAGGTTTAGCAAAGCCAAAGGCAGAAATGGGATTTCAACCGATCGCGGAGGCTTTTATAGAAAGTCGTCGCCGTGAGTTGGTGGCAGAAGGCAACCGACAGTCAGAATGGCTCAAGGATCGGGCTACGGAAATTACGGGAGAGCAGATCCAAAGATTTGAGCAAACTAGCTTATTTAATTTAGGAGATGGCGATCGCATTTCTAGTTCTGCAAGCGAACTTTCCTATAGTGCTGACTGGATGGCATTTACCGATCCTCTACAACGGCTTTCTGCTTTTGCGACAGATCGGACTCAGCCAGCACGCGATCGCAGTGAAGCTGATGGCGTATTGCGGATTTATCAGCAACGCATGGAAATGCTTAATCGTCAGATGGCAATGGGCAAGGCTGATATTTTGCCTCTAGGGGTTTTGATGATCATTCCCGTATCTTGA
- a CDS encoding DUF2357 domain-containing protein, whose protein sequence is MKIWDRLQQKFVRIPSTSKESIPDALLGQLQVKSDDDGTKINGIHIQKNTRNYLVPDATKRWTLQDSKATLTSKFPAWQIPVDSAADSLGFFAKQHQQMLSKQNTWQDWASLSSLVPEIASAIQIQPLERSIKEAIPHLEEICHRPRSYLKMETEKLPVARVQRMAPHAIAYLTSHTEDWECKTFRGVRPKNVLSLVREELLDIYENRVTVRLIDHVLDYLRRRILDVEKLKNELEQVLNFSEVSQSIHWRNRERICHLWGENFDAAPQLKEAEVTLNFLLQIKQKLLTLTDTDLYKAIPRSAEVEGTLRNTNILIGDRHYREIAKLWREWSRWRSKRSKTAQQLFDFYQQTMNGFDAFCCLLCSKVLIKTERDRGFGYSSDSVLPECGQSYSLYQDSAKESESLNFQWLEDGSIQLESEKLGILKFIPLVAQLVESPDEQTSEQILKLFESVIDQANSQPYRTIILYFGTAQDVSKISPKLRRYFNTIGNDLLNSDFKSDRKLALLPVSPFDILSTERIARAVQWWIYSQKYSAYPIKKDLRLPDQLLQQLQRSAVIGQYSANHQLLFMRPLSFSDRNTFNSNLHSMIKREEAKGNSSKGEVIKLRQLENLPENIAQEFESLLTCPTCQAKYSATNFNISFENIGNECFTAHCQQCETDWGLQRCGQCQTNYPYIKLGGASPEISDRSVGWGDRVFGRDVLAMPCFDDCNLQFYICSNCGSCGNSSQSSSYSCQRCYSIPVKVGI, encoded by the coding sequence ATGAAAATTTGGGATCGACTACAGCAAAAATTTGTGCGGATTCCCTCAACATCTAAAGAATCGATTCCAGATGCTTTACTAGGGCAATTGCAGGTAAAATCTGATGATGATGGGACAAAAATTAATGGTATTCACATTCAGAAAAATACTCGTAATTATCTTGTCCCTGATGCAACTAAACGCTGGACTCTGCAAGATAGTAAGGCGACATTGACTAGCAAATTTCCTGCTTGGCAAATTCCTGTAGATAGTGCTGCCGATAGTCTGGGATTTTTTGCAAAACAACATCAACAAATGCTTTCAAAGCAAAACACTTGGCAAGATTGGGCAAGTCTTTCTTCCCTAGTTCCTGAAATTGCTAGCGCTATTCAGATACAGCCATTAGAGAGAAGTATTAAAGAGGCAATTCCCCATCTAGAGGAAATTTGTCATCGCCCACGTTCTTATCTCAAAATGGAAACTGAAAAACTGCCTGTGGCAAGAGTTCAGCGTATGGCTCCCCACGCGATTGCCTATTTAACCAGTCATACTGAAGATTGGGAATGTAAGACTTTTCGAGGAGTCCGACCTAAAAATGTGTTGAGCCTTGTGCGTGAAGAACTGCTCGATATTTATGAAAATCGGGTTACAGTGAGGCTAATTGACCATGTTTTAGATTATCTGAGACGAAGAATTCTTGATGTTGAGAAGCTCAAAAATGAACTAGAGCAAGTACTGAACTTTTCAGAAGTATCGCAGTCAATTCATTGGCGCAATCGCGAAAGAATTTGTCATCTCTGGGGTGAAAACTTTGATGCAGCTCCACAGTTAAAAGAAGCAGAAGTAACGCTAAATTTTTTGCTGCAAATCAAACAAAAGCTTTTGACTTTGACCGATACAGACCTCTATAAAGCAATTCCTCGTAGTGCGGAGGTGGAAGGTACGCTCAGAAATACCAACATCCTAATAGGGGATCGCCATTATCGTGAGATTGCTAAATTGTGGAGAGAGTGGAGCAGGTGGCGCAGCAAAAGAAGTAAAACTGCACAGCAACTTTTTGATTTTTATCAGCAGACCATGAATGGCTTTGATGCTTTTTGCTGTTTGCTTTGCTCTAAAGTGTTGATAAAAACTGAACGCGATCGCGGATTTGGTTACTCATCAGATTCAGTTTTACCCGAATGCGGTCAATCGTATTCTTTGTATCAAGATTCGGCTAAAGAATCTGAATCTCTAAATTTCCAATGGCTAGAGGATGGCTCAATTCAACTGGAATCTGAGAAATTAGGAATTTTGAAATTTATTCCTTTAGTCGCACAATTAGTAGAATCTCCTGACGAACAAACAAGCGAACAGATATTGAAATTATTTGAGAGTGTAATTGATCAAGCTAATTCACAGCCGTATCGGACAATTATTCTCTATTTTGGGACTGCTCAGGATGTGTCCAAAATATCGCCTAAGTTGCGACGATATTTTAATACTATTGGTAATGATTTACTGAATTCTGATTTCAAAAGCGATCGCAAATTGGCTTTGTTGCCTGTTAGCCCCTTTGATATTTTGAGTACAGAGAGAATTGCGAGAGCAGTTCAATGGTGGATCTATTCGCAAAAGTACAGCGCTTATCCCATCAAGAAAGACTTGCGATTGCCCGATCAATTACTGCAACAACTTCAGCGATCGGCAGTGATAGGTCAATATTCTGCAAACCATCAACTTCTATTTATGCGTCCTCTTTCTTTTAGCGATCGCAATACATTCAATAGTAATCTGCATAGCATGATCAAGAGAGAAGAGGCTAAAGGTAATTCTAGTAAGGGAGAAGTTATTAAACTTCGTCAACTGGAAAATTTGCCAGAAAATATTGCTCAAGAATTTGAGTCACTCTTAACCTGCCCTACTTGTCAAGCCAAGTATTCAGCAACTAACTTTAATATTAGTTTTGAGAATATAGGAAACGAATGCTTTACGGCGCATTGTCAACAATGTGAGACTGATTGGGGCTTACAAAGATGTGGGCAATGTCAAACTAACTATCCATACATCAAACTTGGCGGGGCTAGTCCTGAAATCAGCGATCGCTCTGTTGGTTGGGGCGATCGCGTATTTGGACGTGATGTTTTAGCTATGCCTTGTTTTGATGATTGTAATTTGCAATTCTATATTTGTTCCAATTGTGGAAGTTGTGGCAATTCTTCACAGTCTAGTTCTTATTCTTGTCAGCGATGTTATTCTATTCCTGTGAAGGTAGGGATCTAG